In Chryseobacterium sp., the genomic window TTTTATTATCATAGTGTATGCTTGAATTTAATTTCATCTGGCAAAGAGAGCAGGCTCTGGCTACATGATCGTCTGTTTCCGTAAGTGAATTGGTCCCGTTCATGACACAGTTGGCGTTCAGACAGTGGCTGATTCCAAACATATGTCCAATTTCGTGAGAACCGATTTTCATTAATCTTACAAGACTTTCATTAAAATTAGATGCTGTCAGGTGGCCTTCAGCCAGCCGATAGATGGAAGTGACTCCCACACCCTTCTCATAAGAAGCAAATCCGAAAACATAGTTCCAGTCGGGTCTCGGGAAAAGATCTTTTTCAGTGATTCCCATTACGATGGCAGCCTCTTTAGGTTTTCTTTTCATCAAAATACTGTCCAGGACGTAGCTGGCTAGCACTTGCTCCTGTCCCTCTCTGGAAATTCTTCTGACCGTTTTAGGGAAAAGAGTATTGGATAAAGCGGGCAGTACTTTTGTTTCCAGCTGAAAATAAATTCTTATATATTCTCTGGTGAGCTCTATCTCTTTTTGCTGAATTTCATTGAAGCTTCCGATAGGCTGAAGATATATTATATTTTTTCCGGGTACCGGTTTTATCCTTTTTGATTTTTGGAAATCTTCAAACTGCTGAACGTTTTCCTTATGGCTGTATCTCCAGTTTCCGGATTTGGGCTCAGAAAGTTTTACATCATTTACTGCAATTGCTTCAAAATAGGTTTTCTCTCTTTTTTGACATGAAAAAAAGAGTGTCCATACTGCGGAATAAAAGAAGGCTAAAGCAAAATTATATTTTCCCCGGCTCATAGAAGAACAGAAGTTTCTTTTTGGCACCGTCAAATTCGGACCATGAATCACAGTCTACTTCAAAGCCTGCTACACCACAGGTTGGAAAATGAAAAATATCTTCAGAAATGGAATTGGCGAAATTGGAAATTCCGTTGTTATGGGAGAAAAAGGCTACTGAGCTAAGCTTGTCATCCAGGTCATAAATTACAGATTCAAAATTTCTTTCCGAAGGATTATACAGTTTTTCATCAGTTGAAAAATCAAGCTGATAGGTTTGGTTGAAAATCTTACAGGTATTCAGTGCACGGACTGCCGGGCTTGAAATGAAATGATCAATGGAAATATGATTGTTTTTCAGGAATCTGGACATGTTCATAGCATCCTCCAAACCCTTGTCTGCCAAAGGTCTGTCAAAGTCCTCCGTTTCTTCCGGCCAGTCGCTTTTCGCATGTCGTACGAGGATGAGTCTCTTCATATATTTGTTTTTTTGGAAGATTAAAATTATAAAAAAAAATATGGAATAAAACATGATTTACATAAAAAAACTGCGTTATGAATAAAATCATTAAATTTTACTAAATTTGCAGACTTATGGGACAAATCCTTGCAATAGACTATGGAAAAGCGCGTTGTGGCCTTGCTGCAACAGATGATATGCAGATTATTGCCAGTGGTCTGGAGACTGTTAATACGCCTTCTTTAATGGAATTTTTAAAAAAATATTTCCATGCGAATAAGGTGGATGAAGTAGTGATTGGGCTTCCCATAGATTTGAAGGGAAACATTTCAGAAGTGGAAACGGATATTTTAAAATTCATTGAAGAATTTAAGAAAGAATTTTCGGATATTGCGGTTCATCGTTTTGATGAAAGGTTTACTTCCAAAATGGCCTCTTTTTTTATTTCTCAGAGTGGAAAAAGTAAGAAAAAGAGACAGGAAAAAGGATTAATAGATAAAGTAAGTGCAACGATTATATTGCAGAATTTTTTAGAACAAAGATTAAGATGATTTTACCGATAAGAGCTTTTGGAGATCCTGTTTTGAGAAAAGTGGGAAAAGATATAGAGAAAGATTATCCCGGTTTACAGGAACTGGTAGATAATATGTTCGAAACGATGTACAGTGCAAATGGCATTGGTCTTGCAGCACCTCAGATCGGGCTGGATATCCGTCTGTTTGTAATAGATGTGACTCCTCTTGCGGAAGATGAGGATTATGAAGATATTAAAGATGAATTGGCTGATTTCAAAAAAGTGTTCATCAATGCCAGAATTCTTGAAGAATCCGGTGAAGAATGGAAGTTTAATGAAGGCTGTTTATCGATTCCGGATGTAAGAGAAGATGTAAAAAGAAAAGGGACAATCGTTATCGAATATTATGACGAAAATTTTGTGAAACATACAGAAACTTTTTCCGATATTAGAGCCCGCGTAATTCAACATGAATATGACCACATTGAAGGAATCTTATTTACGGATCATCTAAGTGCTTTGAAAAAGAAATTGGTAAAAGGAAAGCTGACGAAGATCTCTCAGGGCGATGTAAGCATTGGCTACAAAATGAGATTTCCAAAATAATTTAATCAAGGATAAAAAGAAATAATAAAGAGCAAAAAGCGAAAGCTGGTTGCAAAATTTACAAAAAATAAAATTATGCTGTTAGAAAAAATAATTTCAATTTCTGGAAAACCAGGACTTTACAAACTCGTTTCTCAATTAAGAAATGGTTTCATTATTGAAGATGTTACCAACAAGAAAAAAGTAAGCATCGGCAACTCTAGCCAGGTAAGCTTATTGGATAATATTGCCATGTTTACATTTGATAAAGAAGTTCCTTTGTTCGAAGTTTTTGAAAATATTGCTAAAAACAACGATTATAAGGAAACGATTTCTCACAAATCTTCTGATGCAGAATTGAAGGAGTTTATGTTAACTTCCCTTCCTAATTATGATACTGAAAGAGTATATTCTTCAGATATCAAGAAATTGGCTCAGTGGTACAATATTCTTCACAAGGCAGGATATATTACTCCTGATAGCTTTGTTAAAGCAGAGCCTGAAACATTAGACCCGGCTCAGGAAGAAGTAAGCATCGAACAGGAAGCGCCTAAAAAAGCACCTAAAGCAGAAAAGGCTGCTGCTCCAAAAGTAAAGGCGACTTCAGCTGCTAAATCGGCTCCGAAAAGCACGCACACTAAAAAAGGATAATCCACTTAGCGGATTTTAGAAATAAGCCTTGTTGAGAGTTTTCTTGACAAGGTTTTTTATTGCTGTAAGAATTGAGAGCCGGGAGCCGGGAAGAATCAAGAGCCAAGATATTAGATTTCAGACATCAGATTTCAGATATTTGAGATTGGGATACAGTTTCAAGTGGAAAGGGTATAGTGAATTTGGGGTGCAAGGGAATAGTGAATCGATCAAAATTGACAAGCAAGGCAAATTGATTCCTCACAATTGATTGCTCCTACTGATGCTTTCAGTCCTTAACTCTCAACTTTCAACTCCAAGGGTTGCGGTAGAGTCAAAATAACCCTTACATTTGTATAAGATTGAATTTCCAATTACTTATGAACACGAAACAGGAAAAGCTAGAAGCCTTCGGAAGATTACTGGATATCATGGATGATTTGCGTGAAAAATGCCCGTGGGACCAGAAACAGACTTTACAATCACTCCGTCATCTGACTCTTGAAGAGGCTTATGAACTCTCGGATGCTATTCTTCAGGAAGATTTACAGGAAATAAAAAAAGAGCTGGGGGATGTATTACTTCATCTGGTTTTCTATTCAAAAATAGGTTCCGAAAAAGAAAGTTTTGACATTGCAGATGTCATCAATTCCCTGAATGAAAAACTGATTTTCCGCCATCCCCATATTTATGGTGATACGGAGGTGAAAGATGAAGAAGAAGTAAAACAGAACTGGGAAAAATTAAAATTGAAGGAAGGGAACAAATCTATTTTAGGCGGGGTTCCAAAAAGCTTACCGAGCTTGGTGAAAGCCTATAGAATCCAGGATAAAGTTAAGGGAATAGGTTTTGAGTTTCACGATGCTGAAGATGCCTGGAAAAAAGTGGATGAAGAGATTCAGGAGTTTCATGCAGAAATCGATCCCGACAAAAAAGAACAGGAATTGGGAGACGTGTTCTTTTCATTGATTAATTACGCCAGAATTTCCGGGATTAATCCGGATTCTGCCCTGGAAAGGACCAATCTTAAATTTATTTCCAGATTTCAAAAAATGGAAGGTCTTGCTGAGGAGCAGAGCCTGAAGCTTGCCGATATGTCTTTGGAAGAAATGGATGTCCTTTGGGAAAAAGCCAAGCAATTATCATAAACTTTATAAAGGAGAATGGTTCCTTTTTATTTTCGGTTAATTTTAAAACAAACAACATGTTGCGATTTCTTATTTTACCTTTTATCTTTTTACTGAGCTGCAACCCTAAGGCTCAGAATCAACCGTCTAACGAAAATCTCTTAAAAACACAGTTTTCTTTACCTAAAAAACTGAAAGAAGTTTCCGGTATCACCGTATCGAAAGATAAAAAAACGATCTGGGTGATAGAGGATAAAGGCAATAAAAATGCAGTCTATGCTCTTAATGATAAAGGGGAAATGATAGGTAAAATTCCGGTTGATAATGCTGAAAATACAGACTGGGAAGATATTATATCAGATGCTGCAGGAAATATCTATATCGGGGATTTTGGTAACAATGATAACAACAGACAGGATCTTGCTATTTTAAAAACAGATTTAAAAGATGCAGGCCAGGCTTCAACAAAGGTCATTCAGACCACGAAATTTCATTATGAAGGACAGACTGAATTTCCTCCCAAAAATCAAATTTATTATATGACTGTGAGGCTTTTGTAGAGATGGATGGTAATTTTTATCTTTTTACAAAAAACAGAAGTAAAGGATTTGACGGAACTTTCCTGGTGTTCAAAGTGCCCAACAAAGAGGGCGATTTTGAAGCAAAGCTTATCGGTAAACTTAAGCTGCAGGGAGGCTATAATGATGCCGCGATCACATCTGCAACAATCAATGCGGCAAAAGACAAGATCGTATTGCTGACCCACAAGAATATTCATATCCTTACAGGATTTACAGCCAGTGATTTTAATACTGCTAAAATTCAGAAAGTACCCCTGGATCACAATTCACAGAAAGAAGCGGTGGTTTTTATCAATGATAAGACTTTGCTGATTGCAGACGAAAAAGAAAAAAATGAGGGCGGAAATGTATATCAGTTTGCTTTTTGATGCTTGAAGATACCTATGAAATATAAAAGCCGGAAATAATCGCAATTTTGCTTATTTCCGGCTGTTTTTTTATGGCTGTATTTAGAATTTCATTCCAATTCCGGCGGAAACCCTTCCGCCGTCTGATCCGTAGAAATAATTCAGTCGGGCAGAGATCATTTCCACAATACTCAGCCAGACACCGGCTCCGGCAGACTGGTGCCATTTTCTGGAATTTTCTGTATCGTTCCATACCCTTCCGATATCATAGCCTATAAGGATTCCCATATTGGCGGGAACAATATTATTTCTTATTCTTCCAAAGTCCCAGCGGATTTCTGAATTGTTAGTAAAGTAAGATCTTCCGGAGAACCTGTCATTTCTGAAAGCCCTCATTCCATTACTTCCCCCGATAGAAGCGGCCTGATAAAATTCAAAATGATTATTATTGATCCACATCACATTGCTGGAATTAGCGAATACAAAATTTCCTTTTTTATCAATTCTGTGATCAATGGCAAGCCTGCCTCTTAAGGTCAGGAAGTTGCGGTTAAAATCGGTAAGAATCGCTTTCCAGTCGGCATTCAGCATAAATTCCATTCCCAGGGTAGGAAAAGCAGTGTTGTCTGCATTTTTATAGCCGAATGTGTAGTTGGCTCCTACAAACTGCTGGCTATTGAAAACTTCAGGTCTTACGTCCGGAGACTGGTTGATGAAACGTCCATTTTTTATCTGTACTTTATTATCTTCAAAAGTAAGCTGAAACTGGTGGCTAAGGTTCATCCAGCTTTTTTTGGAAATAGACGGAGCCAAATTAAATTTGGAAATCCGGGCTCTGTTGTATTCTCTTTCCGTATTTTCTTTATCATATTCACTTTCGTTGGACAGGCCAAAGAAGTTTTGAGAGAACCTGGGAGTGGTGTATCCGGCATCGAGATTGATGTCCCATCCTGAGATTGCTTTTTTGAAAATTCCTTTGTAGACGAGGCTAAAACCGGCTGTCGCCGTGTAGAAATTAGCTTTTAAACTGTGTTTCTGCGTAAAAGGATCACGGATAAAATTGTTTACCGTATAATTGGCCAGCACCCCAAGAATCACACCGTCATCAGGGTTGTAGTCAGCGTTAGGATAGCCAGCCCATGAATTGTACTTCGGATGTTTGTAATTGTAAGTATTGATGTCATAATCGTCCGTAATGTTTTTCGTTGTATTCTTTGTGTTGTAGGTATTCTTTTGGGATTTAAAGTCATAGATTTTTACTTTTTTACCATCCGCTACATTATATACATCATGATTATAGCCACCGATCAGTCTGATCGTCATTTTTGGCCTCCCGTTTCCGGTAACCTCGTAGACATCATCATCTTCCAGTCCATAGATCCAGAGTTCCTTGGTTTTTGAATCGTCATATGTTTTTTCAAAGACCAGGTTGTTTTTATCTTTATTTTTACCTAATTCATACTGTTGTACCAGTACAGAATTTCCGTTTTTTGTAATGACAAATCTATCAGGATGTACTGTTCCTGCCAATGGAACTTTTTTCTGAAGTACATCGTAATATTGAGTGGCATAATTCTGTAACTTCGTCTTTCTTATTTTTAACTTTTTCTGGATATCGGCGATGGTTTCATCCTTTACTTCTTTCGGAAGATTATGGAAACTTTCATCGATATCCGTATCTGTCAAATGTTCCTGAATATATTTTGCCTGTTCTATCCATTCTTCCTGGGTAGCCCCTTTCAAGAAGATCAGATCCATAGGATAGGGCTCCATATTTACCCATTTGACGCTGCTTATGTCTTCGGTAAAAGTCTTCATATGACGGATCGCCGGAACATTCATAATGATTTTAAATGCAGCACCGTCATATTTACTGAAAGCCTGGTCTCTGTCTTTTGGGATAGGTTTATAAATAACTTTGTCTCCGTCTTCATATTCTGCCCATTTCCATTGATCTGAATGTCTGTCCCAGTCACCGATCAGCATATCAAAGAGTCTTGCTCTCATATAAGACTCTTTATCAACGGAATATTTATAATTTTTATTCAGATTCTTTAATACATCATCCGTAGAGACGATATCTTTGGCATTATCGAGAGAGGCCAGTGTTTTAGGGTCGGAAGAAAAACGCTCTTCTATCATATACATTTCATCCCCGTAATTTTCGTTATACCTGCCTAATGCCTGCTGCTTCGGGATATAATATAATTTGGGATTACTATGGAAAATATTCAGTTTATCTGCCATATTTCCTATGGTAAACGGCGTGAAAGGATGATTGGTCGTATAAAAATCTAATAAAAACTTTTCAGGGAAGGTATCCGTAAGTTCATCTCCTAAAGTACTCTTATTGAAAGCCATATTGTTGAGGAACCGGATTGCACTTTTCTTTACTCCGCGCATAACAAATTCCTGTCCGTCTTTTGACTTTAATCTTAAGCTGTTGGATTGGTTTCCTCCACCTTCCCGGAACGGGATATAGCCTCCATTAAGTTCTGAAAGATTAACAGTGGGTGCTTCAATGGGAATTCCGTAATACCTCCTGTAGTGATCACCCCAGAGCCACCGGTAAAATTTCCGTTTTTGGGTAAGCTGAACCGGGTAAATGCTTGAAGTGGCCGTAGCCGGGAAAGTATTGGGAAAGTTGTTAATAAATACATCCGGCTTTGAAATGACTGATATATGGGTCAGTTTTTGAAGCTGAGCATCTTTTGTGGAGAAAAACTCAACATCTGTACTTTGGTCCTTTCTGATATTCAAAACGGCAAAACCGCTGTTTCCGTAAGAGAAGTCGGTCTGTTCTACAATGGTGGAAGGATCTGTTTTAGAACCTGCACCACTGATGATCTGTCTTATATTTCTGTCTTCGTGATACTGTAAGTTATGATCATGCCCGGAGACGAAAATGATGTTTTCTTTATCCTGAACGATACTTTTGAGTCTGTTGGCTAAATCTGCATAATGCTGATTGTTGAGGTCTGCAGGACTGGCCCCGGAAGAACTTCTCAGTACATTAAGCATACTGCCCACAATAGGAACAGGAACTTTACTGTTAAGAGGGAAGAGATGCGATTTTGCAGAACTGAACCCAGCGTGGGTTCCGCTGCTGATAATAGGGTGGTGCAATGCCACGATGATCCTTTTCCCCTGGTTTTTAATGATCAGATCTTTGAACTCTGTGAAAAAGTCTTCCCTGGTTTTGATCGTACAGTTCTTATTGATTCCCGGAGACTGATCCCAGTTGGTAATTGCCCATTCTGTATCAACAACGATTAATTTAATATCTTTAGAGATACTGATGTCATCAATAGGGCAGCCGTTTTTTGGGAGGAAGGATTTTTTATCATTAAAATACTGTTTCACAAAATCTTCCTGAGCTCCCAGTCCCTCCAATCCGTTATACCAATCATGATTTCCGGGGATGACCAGTGTTTTTCCCTTGAAATTTTTGGTAATGGTAAGCTGATTATTCAGTTTTTGTTCGGCCAGCGCATAATCTTTATCTGTTTTTTTAGGCATTCCGCGGGGATAAATATTATCCCCTAAAAAGATCAGCATAGAATTGCTGTCTGCAGAATCGAGTTTGCTCTTCAGTAAGTTTAATGTCTTTTTCGACTGGGCCTCATCTGCATTTCCTGCATCTCCGATCAGAAAAATCTTAAAATCATTTTCAGATTTTACCTCGGAATTTTTTACTTCAAATAAGTTTTTGCCCTTTTGTACGTTATATGTTGCACAGGAATAAAGGGCTCCTGCGGACAATACTGTTCTCAGAACAATAGAAGTATTTTTTAGATGAGTTTTAAAGGATAAATTCATAAATTTACATTAACAAAAATTCAGGAATGAGCATTCTAGACAAAGCTAAAAATTATGTTGAAATCTTATTCAAAGATAAGTTATCTTCAGTATATTTTTATCATAATTTTATTCATACTGCCTACACTGTAAACAAGGCAGAAGAAATCATGAAAAATACTCCGGTTTCCGAACAGGATCAGGAGAAGGTGCTGGTTGCTCTCTGGTTTCACGATACCGGGTATATAGAATGCGCACAGAATCATGAGGAGAGGAGTGTGGAAATTATGAAGGGCTTCCTGCATCAGGAAAATTATCCTGAAGAGTATATCCAAGATATTGAAAAGCTGATCCTGGCGACAAAAATTACTTACGAGCCTCAGAATGTATTGGAAAAAATAGTAAAAGATGCAGACTTCAGTCATTTTGCAGGTCATGATTACAACGATATTTCTGATGCGTTAAGAAAAGAATGGGAGCTTACCAATGTAAGATGCTTTTCTAATGAAGAATGGAATGCCGGCAATCTGGATATGTTGAAAAATAAACATACTTTTTATACAGACTATGCCAAGGAAAACTGGGAACCTTTAAAAAAGAAGAATATCAAAAAAATTGAAAAGAAGCTGGAAAAAGAAGAGGATAAGAAAGAAGTTAAAAAAGATAATTCTGAAGGTAAAAAAGAGAAAGAAAAATCTGATAGAAGCGTAGATACTTTATTCAGAGTAACACTCAATAACCATACAAGGCTGAGTGATATTGCAGACAGCAAAGCAAATATTCTGTTATCTGTAAATGCCATTATTATTTCTGTTTGTCTTTCTGTATTGGTTCCGAAGCTGGATGCCCCTAAAAACTCCCATCTGATCCTTCCCAGTTTTATACTGCTGCTGTCCAGTGTGCTGACGATCATCTTTGCCATCCTTTCTACCAAACCGAATGTGACCAAGACAACTTTTACAAATCAGGATATTGCCAACCGTAAAGTAAATCTTCTGTTTTTCGGAAACTTCCAGCAAATGCTGTTTGAAGATTACCACAATGCAATGAAGGATCTGATCAAAGACAGAGACTATATTTATGATTCTATGGTGAAAGATTTATATTACCTGGGGAAAGTTCTCGACAGGAAGTATAAACTTTTATCGATCACCTATAAGATCTTTATGGCCGGGATTATCATTTCCGTATTGTCTTTTGGATTCGCTTTTTTGAGCCTTTAATAAAAAATAAATATCATAATAACCGGACAGTGCAATACTGTTCGGTTTTTTTATTAATCGTTCTGGTATATTGAAACCCTTAAAGCCAGAAGTCCCGTAATTCCCTGGAGGTCTTCCACCTTTAGAAATTCTACATCATGCTGAAGAATGTGCTTCTTTTGGAGCTTGGCTATATATTCCAGGTACTCCTTTTGATTTTCCATCCCGAAATACACAATAGTGATCTTTCCAGGAGCGGTAATTCGTTCAGAAGAGTCTTTGATGTGGGCTTTATCCAGTCGTTTTTTAATGATCTCATAATAGGAATTGTAGGCGCCGTCTACATCAAAACGCTTTTCATCCATTCTGAATCGGATATCGATCTTCTCATTGTATACAAAGATCAGGGAAGCAATATCTAACGGAATAGGAAGGTTTTTTTTAAAAGACTGGAATTCAAGTTCCATTTTACAAATGGTCTTCAGCTGCCAGTACCTTAGTTTATGGACTACTTTTGAGGTATAATGCAATTCCGGAGCAATGGTAGTTCCAATGTAAAGATTATGTTCTACACCATCAGATTTGAATCTTTCATAGTAATGGGGAAAGACCTGCTGGGCTTTGATCTGGTTTTCATCCAGCATATCGGCCAGCTTCCTGTTGACAAGGGTAATGGAATCGTCCAGTTTTTTTCTGTGGGTATAAAACAGATCTGTTTGTGACCGTACTCCTAAGAAGTAATCTTTAATCTTTACTTTTAATTCTCTGGATGACCTTACTTCCAGTTTTCCCTGTAAAAAAGGATGGATTTCTTCTCTCAGTAATCTTTGAAAACGCTGTTCGGTATCCGCTTTGATTTCGTGGCTGAGTTCATTTTCAAAAATATCCAATGCCAGTATGAATTTTTCCGAATCAGAATTGGTGGCAGCCAAAATCTCCTTGAGACATTCAATCTGTTGGGTGAGATCTTCCAGCATCAGGTTAAAACGTTTTTCTGAAGAAGAACGGATATCTGAAACTCCAAACAGTGGCGTGAGATTTTTAAAGGATATTTCCTTTAATGTATATATTTTCTTTCCGAGAGAGGCTGTGAAATACTTTTCCGCTTCATTTCTGAATTTCCATACCACACTATCATGAATGCTGGTGTATTCACGCTGGATAATGGCTTCTATCTGATAGTTTTTCTCAAAGTAAAACCTGCTGAGAGAGAAAAGGATCATATCGGTAAAAAACTCCATTTTTTTGAGTTTTAAACCGTTAAAGCTGCCTGCTATAGGAGAGGTGAATTCCATGATGGCAAGGAGGTCGTTATCTTTCATGATAGGGATTACCATGAAGCTGTTGACATTATTATCTCTTAAAATATTGAAAGAAGGAAGCTGTCTGACGTTTTCATCCAGATTATTGACATTGGAGACCACAATGGGTTTTGAATTGTGATTTAAATTGTTGAAGGTATTCTTACGGGTTTCTTCATCAAAATTATTGATCCAGAAATCAAGAATATGATTGGTCAGGAGACTTTCGTAGATCGGGAGCTTATCAAGTTTCTGTTCTTTCTTATTAAAGGTCATGAGTCCGAAGCTGAGGTCCGGAACATCGAAATAAGATTTGAAAATTTCAGTCAGATTCTCATTGGGATTTAAATCTTCAGGATCAATCTCTATCATGCTTGATTTAAGATCAGAAAGTGCAACTTCCGAAGTACAGTCTACCAGGGAAATAATGGTAAATCCTTTCAGTATCCATGACTGGGAAGGGAAATACTTCTTCCAAAGTTTAAAATCATCCAGATTTTCGAGAAGCATATCCAGTACTTCGTCAGAAGGAATTTTAGCATCTTCTGTGGGGTAAACTTCGGTAAAGTCTGAGTTTACAGTAATCTTATAATGCTTCATGATTCCCTGTTGGTTCGGGATATCATAATAGAATGGGATTGTACTTTTAATGTCTTTTTTGAAATAGCTTTGAAGAATCAGGCAGCAGCAGAATACATAAAAGTCGTTGTCACTAATATTTCTAAGCTCTATTTCAAAATCTTTTCCTGCGTCCTTCAGGATATTTTTAAACCTTTCGGTATAATTAAAAGTAATGTTGGAAAGGGGAATACTTGCCGCTTTTATCTCATTATGGGTAAGGCCGGTGGGGAACAGGTCTGCAAGAAGCAGCCTGATGAGGTCCTCATGTTTTTCAAGGAGTGTTATATCCTGGAAGCCGTCTCTTATTTCTTTGAAATTCTTAGTGCTGTCGATCAGGGATTCAGCATAGTTGACCCTATATTCCAGACGGTCATTATACCGGATATGTTCCAGTACATCCAAATATTTTTTGAATGAAATATAAACCTGAAAAGGTGAGTCTTTTTTGTAAAGATTAGCCAACGCTGAAATTTAGAGTAAAGTTATGAAAAAAACACCATTTTCAATGGCTGTCTTATTGGGAAGATATGCCTTTCTTTAATTCAAATTTATTCTTTTTTTGAACGAATTTTTAAAATGTCTGCACCATTATTTGTCAGAGATTCTTTTTTTTATAAAATCACTATGGATTTAGGAAATATATTGATTTTAGCAATAATAAAAATTCTGCTCTAAAGCAGAATTTTTTGTGAGCGGTCAGTTATGGTAAAGGAGGATTTCTTCCTGCACATCTTTTAATTCTCCTTTTTCAAAGTACAGATATCTTTTTTCTGAATAATTGGTCTGCGCAATATCGTTAATGAAGGCGGTAAGGTATTTCTTAGTGAGATTAGTCTTGTAATATTCTGTGTCAATACCCAATATGGGTCTTTCGATGGCATATTCTTTATTCATCATTTCTGAATCAAAGTATTCTGCAACAATGTATAATCTGATATTTTTACGGGTACAGTATTCCTGAACGGAACTTAACGGGATGCAGACTTTGCTTGAACATTTAGGCCCCCAGATGTAGACCAGGCTTTTGTCATCTTCTTGTAAGCAATCTTTCAGGCTTTTCCCATTGATGATAAAAATATTTTTGGAATACTTTAAACTGCAGATTTTATTATCATTTTTGATAAATAAGCCTGGGTTTTCTTTTTTAGTGGTCTCATAATAACTGTAGAGCCCTTTAAAATTACCATTGATTTTACAGGAATTCAGCGAGCATAAAAAAATTGCTGATAGAAGTATTGTAAATAACTTTTTCATATGATAAAAATGGTGGAGATTACTCTCCACCATCTGATTTTATTTTGTTGCATCCTTCACTGTAACCGGGATTTGATATCCTCCGTAGTTTCCAATTGAAGCATCAAATTTATATTCTCCTTTGTATACCACAGCATTTGAATTATTGATGTCCTGGTCTACAAAAAAGGTTTCCTGGGTTTTTATAGCCTGCGCCTGAGTTGCATCTGTTGGGTCCAGCGCTACATAAAGGAAGCCTTCCATCGTAAACTCATCCACTTCCACTTTTCCGGTATATTTTCCCAGCTTACAGAACCAGCAGGACTGGAAGTTACATAATCCCCATCCAGCACAGCTTTTTGAAGCTCTTCCCCATTCATCCCAGCTCGCCTGGAATATAGATAGCTTTGCTGTAGAATTTGTTTTAACCTTCTCTGTTTTAGTTAAGTTTGAATTGAGATCATTTGAATCTGTTCTGGATTCTGTTTCACAAGAAAATAATGTCAATACTGCAATAGCAAGAATTAATTTTTTCATAGTAATTATTAGTTTTGGTTAGCTCACAAATATAAGATTTATTTTTATTTAAATGTATAAAAATCATTAATTTGATTGATATTTAAAAATATTTTAACTAATAATATATTTAATTGCTTATTTTTTAATGTTTTAACAAATGAGTGGTTTATTATTTAAATGTAATGTTTTATGTTGAAATGATAATAAATACGGATAATATGCAATAAATAAATAATGGTGT contains:
- a CDS encoding metallophosphoesterase is translated as MNLSFKTHLKNTSIVLRTVLSAGALYSCATYNVQKGKNLFEVKNSEVKSENDFKIFLIGDAGNADEAQSKKTLNLLKSKLDSADSNSMLIFLGDNIYPRGMPKKTDKDYALAEQKLNNQLTITKNFKGKTLVIPGNHDWYNGLEGLGAQEDFVKQYFNDKKSFLPKNGCPIDDISISKDIKLIVVDTEWAITNWDQSPGINKNCTIKTREDFFTEFKDLIIKNQGKRIIVALHHPIISSGTHAGFSSAKSHLFPLNSKVPVPIVGSMLNVLRSSSGASPADLNNQHYADLANRLKSIVQDKENIIFVSGHDHNLQYHEDRNIRQIISGAGSKTDPSTIVEQTDFSYGNSGFAVLNIRKDQSTDVEFFSTKDAQLQKLTHISVISKPDVFINNFPNTFPATATSSIYPVQLTQKRKFYRWLWGDHYRRYYGIPIEAPTVNLSELNGGYIPFREGGGNQSNSLRLKSKDGQEFVMRGVKKSAIRFLNNMAFNKSTLGDELTDTFPEKFLLDFYTTNHPFTPFTIGNMADKLNIFHSNPKLYYIPKQQALGRYNENYGDEMYMIEERFSSDPKTLASLDNAKDIVSTDDVLKNLNKNYKYSVDKESYMRARLFDMLIGDWDRHSDQWKWAEYEDGDKVIYKPIPKDRDQAFSKYDGAAFKIIMNVPAIRHMKTFTEDISSVKWVNMEPYPMDLIFLKGATQEEWIEQAKYIQEHLTDTDIDESFHNLPKEVKDETIADIQKKLKIRKTKLQNYATQYYDVLQKKVPLAGTVHPDRFVITKNGNSVLVQQYELGKNKDKNNLVFEKTYDDSKTKELWIYGLEDDDVYEVTGNGRPKMTIRLIGGYNHDVYNVADGKKVKIYDFKSQKNTYNTKNTTKNITDDYDINTYNYKHPKYNSWAGYPNADYNPDDGVILGVLANYTVNNFIRDPFTQKHSLKANFYTATAGFSLVYKGIFKKAISGWDINLDAGYTTPRFSQNFFGLSNESEYDKENTEREYNRARISKFNLAPSISKKSWMNLSHQFQLTFEDNKVQIKNGRFINQSPDVRPEVFNSQQFVGANYTFGYKNADNTAFPTLGMEFMLNADWKAILTDFNRNFLTLRGRLAIDHRIDKKGNFVFANSSNVMWINNNHFEFYQAASIGGSNGMRAFRNDRFSGRSYFTNNSEIRWDFGRIRNNIVPANMGILIGYDIGRVWNDTENSRKWHQSAGAGVWLSIVEMISARLNYFYGSDGGRVSAGIGMKF
- a CDS encoding Pycsar system effector family protein translates to MSILDKAKNYVEILFKDKLSSVYFYHNFIHTAYTVNKAEEIMKNTPVSEQDQEKVLVALWFHDTGYIECAQNHEERSVEIMKGFLHQENYPEEYIQDIEKLILATKITYEPQNVLEKIVKDADFSHFAGHDYNDISDALRKEWELTNVRCFSNEEWNAGNLDMLKNKHTFYTDYAKENWEPLKKKNIKKIEKKLEKEEDKKEVKKDNSEGKKEKEKSDRSVDTLFRVTLNNHTRLSDIADSKANILLSVNAIIISVCLSVLVPKLDAPKNSHLILPSFILLLSSVLTIIFAILSTKPNVTKTTFTNQDIANRKVNLLFFGNFQQMLFEDYHNAMKDLIKDRDYIYDSMVKDLYYLGKVLDRKYKLLSITYKIFMAGIIISVLSFGFAFLSL